A genomic segment from Spinacia oleracea cultivar Varoflay chromosome 3, BTI_SOV_V1, whole genome shotgun sequence encodes:
- the LOC110800737 gene encoding naringenin,2-oxoglutarate 3-dioxygenase: MGERPTTLTALEGEKILNKSFVRDEDERPKVAYNVFSHDIPVISLAGIDSSDGEEKRADICSKIVEAFEEWGIFQIVDHGIDGELVSEMSRLAREFFALPPQEKLRFDMSGGKKGGFIVSSHLQGESVQDWREIVAYFSYPIKSRDYSRWPDKPEGWRNVTAQYSEKLMGLACKLLGVLSEAMGLETEALTKACIEMDQKIAVNYYPKCPQPDLTLGLKRHTDPGTITLLLQDNVGGLQATRDGGKTWITVEPIPGAFVVNLGDHGHYLSNGRFKNADHQAVVNSDSSRLSIATFQNPAAEAKVYPLAIREGEKPILEEPMTFAEMYRKKMSKDIELARLKKLAKEQQLKVEELETVKLDSKPIEEILV, encoded by the exons atgggagaaaGGCCTACAACACTGACGGCACTAGAAGGAGAGAAAATCCTAAACAAAAGCTTCGTAAGAGACGAAGATGAGAGGCCGAAGGTGGCGTACAACGTCTTCAGCCATGATATTCCCGTCATTTCTCTGGCTGGCATCGATTCATCTGATGGAGAAGAGAAGAGAGCCGATATCTGCTCTAAAATTGTGGAAGCTTTTGAGGAATGGGGGATATTTCAAATAGTTGATCATGGAATTGACGGTGAATTAGTATCTGAAATGAGTCGTTTGGCTCGGGAGTTCTTTGCTCTTCCTCCTCAGGAGAAACTTCGCTTTGATATGTCTGGCGGTAAAAAGGGCGGTTTCATTGTCTCTAGTCATCTTCAG GGAGAGTCAGTACAAGACTGGAGAGAGATAGTAGCTTACTTCTCATATCCAATAAAGAGTAGAGATTACTCAAGATGGCCAGACAAACCTGAAGGGTGGAGGAATGTGACAGCACAGTACAGTGAGAAGTTGATGGGTTTAGCTTGCAAGCTCCTTGGGGTATTGTCTGAGGCAATGGGTCTAGAGACTGAGGCTCTCACTAAGGCTTGTATCGAAATGGACCAGAAAATTGCAGTGAATTACTACCCCAAATGTCCACAACCTGACCTCACTCTTGGACTCAAACGCCACACTGACCCTGGAACCATCACTCTTCTCCTCCAAGACAACGTTGGAGGTCTGCAGGCTACTCGTGATGGTGGTAAGACTTGGATCACTGTCGAACCCATTCCTGGTGCCTTTGTTGTCAACCTTGGTGACCATGGTCAT TATTTGAGCAACGGGAGATTCAAGAATGCAGACCACCAGGCTGTTGTGAACTCAGACAGCAGCAGGTTATCAATAGCAACGTTCCAGAATCCAGCAGCAGAGGCGAAAGTATATCCGTTGGCAATTAGAGAAGGAGAAAAGCCAATCCTAGAAGAGCCCATGACATTCGCAGAAATGTACAGGAAGAAAATGAGCAAAGACATAGAGCTTGCACGCCTTAAGAAGCTCGCTAAGGAGCAGCAGTTGAAGGTAGAGGAGCTAGAGACAGTCAAGTTAGACTCGAAACCAATTGAAGAGATCCTTGTTTAA